Proteins from a genomic interval of Mustela lutreola isolate mMusLut2 chromosome 4, mMusLut2.pri, whole genome shotgun sequence:
- the LOC131829266 gene encoding zinc finger CCHC domain-containing protein 10-like — MATPMHRLIARRQAEANKQHVRCQKCLEFGHWTYECTGKRKYLHRPSRTAELKKALKEKENRLLLLQQRSKSVTSSSSNSSDSSASDSSSESEETSTSSSSEDSDTDESSSSSSSSSSSTSSSSSSDSDSHSSSSSSSSTSTESSSEDEPPKKKKKK, encoded by the coding sequence ATGGCGACTCCCATGCATCGGCTCATAGCTCGGAGACAAGCTGAGGCAAATAAACAACATGTAAGATGTCAGAAATGCTTGGAATTTGGACATTGGACTTATGAAtgtacaggaaaaagaaaatacctacatAGGCCATCAAGAACAGCAGAACTaaagaaagctttaaaagaaaaagaaaacagattattattattacaacaaAGGTCTAAGAGTGTAACCAGTTCCAGTAGCAACAGCAGTGACAGTTCAGCCAGTGATTCTTCATCGGAGAGTGAAGAAACGTCTACCTCATCCTCCTCGGAGGACAGTGACACGGATGAAAGCTCCTCCAGTTCATCATCTTCATCCTCCTCCACAAGCTCTTCCTCATCCTCCGATTCAGACTCACATTCCAGCTCTTCCAGTAGCAGCAGCACCAGCACAGAGAGCAGCTCTGAGGATGAACcaccaaagaagaagaaaaagaaatag